Proteins from one Caulobacter sp. 73W genomic window:
- a CDS encoding Crp/Fnr family transcriptional regulator, which translates to MTLMENGAAIESSTIGREGGLGLGTAFTPRISLSRAIVQVPGSASRIGVSQFQDVVKRSATLQTLIHKHSDALFGHAIQSVACNALHSVEARFCRWLLTCHDRIDVDTVSLTQEFLADMLGVQRTTVTAVAGALQAKGLIRYRRGIVDILDRAGLEAMTCECYGASRRLYEKLLPISFE; encoded by the coding sequence ATGACGCTTATGGAGAATGGAGCGGCGATCGAATCCTCGACTATCGGCCGCGAAGGCGGCTTGGGTCTGGGCACGGCTTTCACGCCTCGCATTTCGCTGTCCCGCGCCATCGTCCAGGTACCAGGCTCGGCCTCGCGCATCGGGGTCAGCCAGTTCCAGGACGTGGTCAAACGCAGCGCCACGCTACAGACCCTGATCCACAAGCACTCGGACGCCCTGTTCGGCCACGCCATCCAGTCGGTGGCCTGCAACGCCCTGCATTCGGTCGAGGCGCGCTTCTGCCGCTGGCTGCTGACCTGCCACGACCGCATTGACGTCGACACCGTCAGCCTGACCCAGGAATTCCTGGCCGACATGCTGGGGGTGCAACGCACGACGGTGACCGCCGTGGCCGGCGCCCTGCAGGCCAAGGGTCTGATCCGCTATCGCCGTGGCATCGTCGACATCCTCGACCGCGCCGGCCTAGAGGCCATGACCTGTGAATGCTACGGCGCTTCGCGTCGCCTGTACGAGAAGCTGCTGCCGATCTCGTTCGAGTAA